A window of Puntigrus tetrazona isolate hp1 chromosome 11, ASM1883169v1, whole genome shotgun sequence contains these coding sequences:
- the spoplb gene encoding speckle-type POZ protein-like B isoform X1 — protein sequence MSRVPTPPPPREMTSGPVAESWCYTQVKVVKFSYMWTINNFSFCREEMGEVVRSSTFSSGPNDKMKWCLRVNPKGLDDESKDYLSLYLLLVSCPKSEVRAKFKFSLLNAKREETKAMESQRAYRFVQGKDWGFKKFIRRDFLLDEANGLLPDDKLTLFCEVSVVQDSVNISGQSNTNMLKVPECQLSDDLGNLWEGSRFTDCSLFVGGQEFKAHKSILAARSPVFNAMFEHKMEESKKNRVDISDVEPDVFREMMVFIYTGKAPNLEKMADNLLAAADKYALERLKVLCEEALCNSLSVENVADILILADLHSAEQLKAQAIDFINRCSVLRQLGCKDGKNWNSNHAADIMETAGWKAMIQSHPHLVAEAFRALASAQCTPFGLPRKRLKQS from the exons ATGTCGCGGGTTCCCACACCCCCTCCCCCAAGGGAAATGACATCAGGACCTGTGGCGGAAAGCTGGTGTTATACACAG GTGAAAGTTGTGAAGTTTTCTTACATGTGGACGATAAACAACTTCAGCTTCTGTCGGGAGGAGATGGGAGAAGTTGTAAGGAGCTCGACCTTCTCCTCAGGCCCCAACGACAAGATGAAATG gtgTTTGCGAGTGAACCCAAAGGGTCTGGACGATGAGAGTAAAGATTATCTTTCTCTGTACTTATTGCTTGTCAGTTGCCCAAAAAGTGAAGTGAGAGCAAAGTTCAAGTTTTCTTTACTGAACGCCAAAAGAGAAGAAACTAAAGCCATGG AAAGCCAAAGAGCCTACCGCTTCGTCCAGGGAAAAGACTGGGGCTTCAAGAAGTTCATCAGGAGAGATTTCCTGCTGGATGAAGCTAATGGACTTCTTCCTGATGACAAGCTCACTCTGTTCTGTGAG GTGAGCGTGGTCCAAGACTCCGTAAACATCTCTGGACAGTCGAACACAAACATGCTGAAGGTTCCGGAGTGTCAGCTTTCCGACGACCTGGGGAACCTGTGGGAAGgctccaggttcacagactgcAGCCTGTTCGTGGGAGGGCAAGAGTTCAAAGCGCACAAATCCATATTGGCAG CGAGGTCACCGGTATTCAATGCCATGTTTGAACACAAAATGGAAGAGAGTAAAAAA AACCGTGTGGACATCAGCGATGTCGAACCGGATGTTTTTAGGGAAATGATGGTATTTATTTACACTGGTAAAGCTCCTAACCTGGAGAAAATGGCCGACAACCTGTTAGCTGCTGCAGACAAG TATGCTCTAGAAAGATTAAAGGTATTATGCGAGGAGGCTCTCTGTAACAGTTTGTCAGTAGAGAACGTGGCTGACATCCTCATTCTGGCTGACCTGCACAGCGCAGAGCAGCTTAAAGCACAAGCCATAGACTTCATTAACAG ATGCAGTGTTCTTAGACAGCTGGGCTGTAAAGATGGGAAGAACTGGAATAGCAA TCACGCCGCAGACATAATGGAGACCGCGGGATGGAAAGCGATGATTCAGTCCCATCCTCACTTAGTGGCCGAAGCGTTCCGGGCTCTCGCTTCAGCACAGTGCACTCCTTTCGGTCTGCCTAGGAAACGGCTAAAACAGTCCTGA
- the spoplb gene encoding speckle-type POZ protein-like B isoform X2 → MSRVPTPPPPREMTSGPVAESWCYTQVKVVKFSYMWTINNFSFCREEMGEVVRSSTFSSGPNDKMKWCLRVNPKGLDDESKDYLSLYLLLVSCPKSEVRAKFKFSLLNAKREETKAMESQRAYRFVQGKDWGFKKFIRRDFLLDEANGLLPDDKLTLFCEVSVVQDSVNISGQSNTNMLKVPECQLSDDLGNLWEGSRFTDCSLFVGGQEFKAHKSILAARSPVFNAMFEHKMEESKKNRVDISDVEPDVFREMMVFIYTGKAPNLEKMADNLLAAADKYALERLKVLCEEALCNSLSVENVADILILADLHSAEQLKAQAIDFINSHAADIMETAGWKAMIQSHPHLVAEAFRALASAQCTPFGLPRKRLKQS, encoded by the exons ATGTCGCGGGTTCCCACACCCCCTCCCCCAAGGGAAATGACATCAGGACCTGTGGCGGAAAGCTGGTGTTATACACAG GTGAAAGTTGTGAAGTTTTCTTACATGTGGACGATAAACAACTTCAGCTTCTGTCGGGAGGAGATGGGAGAAGTTGTAAGGAGCTCGACCTTCTCCTCAGGCCCCAACGACAAGATGAAATG gtgTTTGCGAGTGAACCCAAAGGGTCTGGACGATGAGAGTAAAGATTATCTTTCTCTGTACTTATTGCTTGTCAGTTGCCCAAAAAGTGAAGTGAGAGCAAAGTTCAAGTTTTCTTTACTGAACGCCAAAAGAGAAGAAACTAAAGCCATGG AAAGCCAAAGAGCCTACCGCTTCGTCCAGGGAAAAGACTGGGGCTTCAAGAAGTTCATCAGGAGAGATTTCCTGCTGGATGAAGCTAATGGACTTCTTCCTGATGACAAGCTCACTCTGTTCTGTGAG GTGAGCGTGGTCCAAGACTCCGTAAACATCTCTGGACAGTCGAACACAAACATGCTGAAGGTTCCGGAGTGTCAGCTTTCCGACGACCTGGGGAACCTGTGGGAAGgctccaggttcacagactgcAGCCTGTTCGTGGGAGGGCAAGAGTTCAAAGCGCACAAATCCATATTGGCAG CGAGGTCACCGGTATTCAATGCCATGTTTGAACACAAAATGGAAGAGAGTAAAAAA AACCGTGTGGACATCAGCGATGTCGAACCGGATGTTTTTAGGGAAATGATGGTATTTATTTACACTGGTAAAGCTCCTAACCTGGAGAAAATGGCCGACAACCTGTTAGCTGCTGCAGACAAG TATGCTCTAGAAAGATTAAAGGTATTATGCGAGGAGGCTCTCTGTAACAGTTTGTCAGTAGAGAACGTGGCTGACATCCTCATTCTGGCTGACCTGCACAGCGCAGAGCAGCTTAAAGCACAAGCCATAGACTTCATTAACAG TCACGCCGCAGACATAATGGAGACCGCGGGATGGAAAGCGATGATTCAGTCCCATCCTCACTTAGTGGCCGAAGCGTTCCGGGCTCTCGCTTCAGCACAGTGCACTCCTTTCGGTCTGCCTAGGAAACGGCTAAAACAGTCCTGA